The following proteins are encoded in a genomic region of Danio rerio strain Tuebingen ecotype United States chromosome 16, GRCz12tu, whole genome shotgun sequence:
- the rpp38 gene encoding ribonuclease P protein subunit p38: MSTPAKGATKKEKKKPIPVKTSLNNPYNIGWSDLLQKQHKHLILDTLKEKLSATGLRKERVSRFRDWGSRRRSRKKASKPTEEQNPASEPAESVQTPEPGWTNLALRKQLAIGINEVTKGLERNELSLVLVCNSVTPAHMTSHLIPLSKTRSVPACQVPGLSGSLSELLGLKCVLALGFRRGSEEFENTVRAITPMVPQLPVAWIQTDSTPTTKEKRTEIGQKRKLEELSSDASPLVLQPLKVKKIIPNPTKIRKPKLKKQKKVV; the protein is encoded by the coding sequence ATGTCGACCCCAGCGAAAGGAGCAacgaagaaagaaaaaaagaagccgATACCAGTCAAAACATCCCTGAATAACCCGTACAACATTGGCTGGAGTGACCTcttacaaaaacaacacaaacatttaaTACTTGACACTCTGAAAGAAAAATTATCCGCCACCGGGCTTCGGAAAGAGCGTGTCAGCCGGTTTCGCGATTGGGGAAGCAGAAGGAGGTCCAGAAAAAAGGCATCAAAACCCACCGAAGAGCAAAACCCAGCTTCTGAACCCGCAGAGAGCGTGCAAACCCCCGAGCCGGGCTGGACCAATCTGGCCCTGAGGAAACAGCTCGCCATCGGCATCAACGAGGTCACCAAGGGCCTAGAAAGGAACGAGCTGAGTTTGGTGCTCGTGTGTAACTCGGTCACCCCAGCTCACATGACGAGCCATTTAATCCCGCTGAGTAAAACCAGGTCGGTGCCCGCCTGCCAGGTACCCGGTTTGAGTGGAAGCCTGTCGGAGCTGCTCGGCCTCAAGTGCGTCCTGGCACTGGGCTTCAGACGCGGGTCCGAGGAGTTCGAGAATACGGTCCGCGCCATCACACCGATGGTCCCACAGCTCCCCGTGGCGTGGATTCAGACAGACTCAACACCAACAACCAAAGAAAAGCGCACAGAAATCGGACAGAAGAGGAAACTAGAAGAGCTGTCGAGTGATGCATCTCCTTTGGTTCTCCAGCCtctaaaagtaaagaaaatcATTCCGAATCCAACGAAAATTAGGAAACCCAAactgaaaaaacagaaaaaagttgTTTAA
- the nmt2 gene encoding glycylpeptide N-tetradecanoyltransferase 2 isoform X1 — MLKHLLKQSNKSSSPFSALFRSPGGDLGAKKKKKKQKRKKEKPSSGGTKSDSASDSQEIKNPAIPMQKLQDIQRAMELLSTCQGPAKNIDEATKHKYQFWDTQPVPKLNEVVTTHGPIEPDKENIRQEPYSLPQGFMWDTLDLSNAEVLKELYTLLNENYVEDDDNMFRFDYSPNFLKWALRPPGWLPHWHCGVRVSSNKKLVGFISAIPADIHIYDTLKRMVEINFLCVHKKLRSKRVAPVLIREITRRVNLEGIFQAVYTAGVVLPKPVSTCRYWHRSLNPRKLVEVKFSHLSRNMTLQRTMKLYRLPDSTRTPGLRTMGDRDVKQVTALLQKHLSQFHLRPVMGEEEVKHWFLPQENIIDTFVVEGSGGMLTDFISFYTLPSTVMHHPLHKSLKAAYSFYNVHTETPLIDLMNDALILAKLKGFDVFNALDLMDNKNFLEKLKFGIGDGNLQYYLYNWKCPPMDPEKVGLVLQ, encoded by the exons AtgttaaagcatttattaaagcAATCGAATAAGTCATCCAGTCCTTTCTCTGCTCTATTTCG GAGTCCTGGTGGTGATCTTGGtgcaaagaagaaaaagaagaagcaaAAGAGAAAGAAGGAGAAGCCAAGCTCAGGAGGAACCAAGTCTGACTCTGCCTCTGATTCTCAGGAGATAAAG AACCCTGCCATTCCCATGCAGAAACTGCAGGACATTCAGAGAGCTATGGAGCTCCTGTCCACCTGTCAAGGTCCAGCCAAAAACATAGACGAGGCCACAAAGCACAAGTACCAGTTCTGGGACACTCAACCTGTGCCCAAACTCA ATGAGGTGGTGACAACACATGGACCAATTGAGCCTGATAAAGAAAATATCAGACAAGAGCCATATTCCCTCCCACAGGGTTTTATGTGGGACACGCTGGACCTTAGCAATGCTGAAGTG CTAAAGGAATTGTACACTTTGCTGAATGAAAATTATGTTGAGGACGATGACAACATGTTTAGATTTGATTATTCTCCTAATTTTCTAAAATG GGCGTTGCGTCCACCAGGTTGGCTGCCCCATTGGCACTGTGGTGTCAGGGTCTCCTCTAATAAGAAGCTGGTGGGATTCATCAGTGCAATTCCTGCTGACATCCATATCTATGACAC GTTGAAGAGGATGGTGGAGATTAACTTCTTGTGTGTGCATAAAAAATTGCGCTCAAAGCGTGTTGCTCCTGTGCTAATCCGAGAGATCACGCGGCGGGTCAATTTAGAGGGAATTTTCCAGGCCGTGTATACTGCTGGTGTGGTGCTGCCCAAACCTGTATCCACATGCAG ATATTGGCATCGCTCTCTAAACCCCAGGAAGCTTGTGGAGGTGAAGTTTTCCCACCTCAGCAGAAACATGACACTACAGCGGACAATGAAGCTCTACAGATTACCTGAT AGCACTCGTACCCCTGGTTTGCGGACGATGGGAGACAGGGATGTGAAGCAAGTGACAGCACTGCTGCAGAAACACCTGAGCCAGTTCCACCTGCGGCCTGTGATGGGGGAAGAAGAGGTGAAGCACTGGTTTCTGCCTCAGGAGAACATCATTGACACTTTCGTAGTGGAG GGTTCTGGCGGGATGCTAACGGACTTCATCAGTTTCTACACCTTGCCATCCACAGTGATGCATCATCCACTGCACAAAAGCCTGAAGGCCGCTTATTCCTTTTACAATGTCCATACAGAGACGCCGCTCATAGACCTGATGAATGATGCTCTCATCTTAGCCAAACTG AAAGGTTTTGATGTTTTTAATGCGCTGGATCTAATGGACAATAAGAATTTCTTGGAAAAGCTCAAGTTTGGAATTGGCGATGGTAACCTGCAGTATTACCTGTACAACTGGAAATGCCCTCCCATGGACCCAGAGAAA GTTGGCCTTGTTTTACAGTAA
- the acbd7 gene encoding acyl-CoA-binding domain-containing protein 7, with protein sequence MTLKAEFDQYAEDVKKVKTRPTDQELLDLYGLYKQAVVGDINIDKPGMIDLKGKAKWDAWDSRKGMSTEDAMKAYITLAKQAIEKYGK encoded by the exons ATGACTTTAAAG GCAGAATTCGATCAATATGCAGAGGATGTGAAGAAAGTCAAGACCAGACCTACAGACCAGGAGCTGCTGGATTTGTACGGCCTCTACAAACAAGCTGTTGTTGGGGATATTAATATTG ATAAACCTGGGATGATCGATTTGAAAGGGAAAGCCAAATGGGATGCATGGGATTCAAGGAAAG GTATGTCAACTGAAGATGCCATGAAAGCCTACATTACACTGGCCAAGCAAGCCATCGAAAAGTATGGAAAGTGA
- the nmt2 gene encoding glycylpeptide N-tetradecanoyltransferase 2 has protein sequence MMAEDSESAASQQSLELDDQDTCGIDGDNEEENEHMQGSPGGDLGAKKKKKKQKRKKEKPSSGGTKSDSASDSQEIKNPAIPMQKLQDIQRAMELLSTCQGPAKNIDEATKHKYQFWDTQPVPKLNEVVTTHGPIEPDKENIRQEPYSLPQGFMWDTLDLSNAEVLKELYTLLNENYVEDDDNMFRFDYSPNFLKWALRPPGWLPHWHCGVRVSSNKKLVGFISAIPADIHIYDTLKRMVEINFLCVHKKLRSKRVAPVLIREITRRVNLEGIFQAVYTAGVVLPKPVSTCRYWHRSLNPRKLVEVKFSHLSRNMTLQRTMKLYRLPDSTRTPGLRTMGDRDVKQVTALLQKHLSQFHLRPVMGEEEVKHWFLPQENIIDTFVVEGSGGMLTDFISFYTLPSTVMHHPLHKSLKAAYSFYNVHTETPLIDLMNDALILAKLKGFDVFNALDLMDNKNFLEKLKFGIGDGNLQYYLYNWKCPPMDPEKVGLVLQ, from the exons GAGTCCTGGTGGTGATCTTGGtgcaaagaagaaaaagaagaagcaaAAGAGAAAGAAGGAGAAGCCAAGCTCAGGAGGAACCAAGTCTGACTCTGCCTCTGATTCTCAGGAGATAAAG AACCCTGCCATTCCCATGCAGAAACTGCAGGACATTCAGAGAGCTATGGAGCTCCTGTCCACCTGTCAAGGTCCAGCCAAAAACATAGACGAGGCCACAAAGCACAAGTACCAGTTCTGGGACACTCAACCTGTGCCCAAACTCA ATGAGGTGGTGACAACACATGGACCAATTGAGCCTGATAAAGAAAATATCAGACAAGAGCCATATTCCCTCCCACAGGGTTTTATGTGGGACACGCTGGACCTTAGCAATGCTGAAGTG CTAAAGGAATTGTACACTTTGCTGAATGAAAATTATGTTGAGGACGATGACAACATGTTTAGATTTGATTATTCTCCTAATTTTCTAAAATG GGCGTTGCGTCCACCAGGTTGGCTGCCCCATTGGCACTGTGGTGTCAGGGTCTCCTCTAATAAGAAGCTGGTGGGATTCATCAGTGCAATTCCTGCTGACATCCATATCTATGACAC GTTGAAGAGGATGGTGGAGATTAACTTCTTGTGTGTGCATAAAAAATTGCGCTCAAAGCGTGTTGCTCCTGTGCTAATCCGAGAGATCACGCGGCGGGTCAATTTAGAGGGAATTTTCCAGGCCGTGTATACTGCTGGTGTGGTGCTGCCCAAACCTGTATCCACATGCAG ATATTGGCATCGCTCTCTAAACCCCAGGAAGCTTGTGGAGGTGAAGTTTTCCCACCTCAGCAGAAACATGACACTACAGCGGACAATGAAGCTCTACAGATTACCTGAT AGCACTCGTACCCCTGGTTTGCGGACGATGGGAGACAGGGATGTGAAGCAAGTGACAGCACTGCTGCAGAAACACCTGAGCCAGTTCCACCTGCGGCCTGTGATGGGGGAAGAAGAGGTGAAGCACTGGTTTCTGCCTCAGGAGAACATCATTGACACTTTCGTAGTGGAG GGTTCTGGCGGGATGCTAACGGACTTCATCAGTTTCTACACCTTGCCATCCACAGTGATGCATCATCCACTGCACAAAAGCCTGAAGGCCGCTTATTCCTTTTACAATGTCCATACAGAGACGCCGCTCATAGACCTGATGAATGATGCTCTCATCTTAGCCAAACTG AAAGGTTTTGATGTTTTTAATGCGCTGGATCTAATGGACAATAAGAATTTCTTGGAAAAGCTCAAGTTTGGAATTGGCGATGGTAACCTGCAGTATTACCTGTACAACTGGAAATGCCCTCCCATGGACCCAGAGAAA GTTGGCCTTGTTTTACAGTAA